One Thermoplasma volcanium GSS1 genomic window carries:
- a CDS encoding 2-oxoacid:acceptor oxidoreductase family protein, with amino-acid sequence MYEIRFHGRGGQGAVTASRILAAAAFLEGKYAVSFPFFGTERRGAPVTAFTRIDENEIYVKSQIYDPDIIVVLDTYVLRTSNVTDGLKSGGIAVINSPLPPESFNLNAKVATVDAVGIAVKHGLGSRANPVINTSMIGAFAKATGLVSLESVLKSTETNVPGKVKENLDAVKEAYESVKVGW; translated from the coding sequence ATGTATGAAATAAGGTTCCATGGAAGAGGTGGTCAGGGGGCGGTTACAGCGAGCAGAATTCTTGCTGCGGCAGCCTTTCTGGAAGGTAAATACGCCGTATCGTTCCCATTCTTTGGTACTGAGAGGAGAGGCGCTCCTGTTACTGCCTTTACCAGGATAGACGAAAATGAGATATATGTCAAGTCGCAGATATATGATCCAGACATAATAGTTGTTCTGGATACATACGTACTGCGAACATCCAATGTTACCGATGGCCTCAAAAGTGGAGGTATAGCTGTAATAAATTCACCTTTGCCGCCTGAGAGTTTCAACCTAAATGCCAAGGTTGCAACCGTTGACGCTGTTGGAATAGCAGTAAAGCACGGCCTTGGGAGCAGGGCCAATCCAGTCATAAACACATCTATGATCGGTGCATTCGCCAAGGCAACTGGTCTTGTATCACTGGAGAGTGTATTGAAATCAACGGAAACCAACGTGCCAGGGAAGGTCAAGGAGAACCTTGATGCAGTAAAGGAAGCGTATGAAAGCGTAAAGG